A portion of the Candidatus Latescibacter sp. genome contains these proteins:
- the carB gene encoding carbamoyl-phosphate synthase large subunit — protein sequence MPKRTDIRSIMVIGSGPIVIGQACEFDYSGTQACKALKEEGFRIVLVNSNPATIMTDPEIADRTYIEPITPEICEKIIALEKPDALLPTLGGQTGLNVAVQLAEQGILDRYGVRMIGANLESIKKAEDRRLFAAAMNRIRVDQPRGGFANSLDEGWKVLEIVGFPAIIRPSFTLGGTGGGITYNRQEFEFQVKHGLELSPISEVLIEESLIGWKEFELEVMRDLNDNAVIICSIENLDPMGVHTGDSITVAPIQTLTDREYQRMRDWAIDVIREIGVETGGSNIQFAQNPADGRLVIIEMNPRVSRSSALASKATGFPIAKIAAKLAVGYTLDEIANDITRKTKACFEPTIDYCVVKIPRWTFEKFPSADARLGIQMKSVGEVMAIGRTFKEALQKGIQGLEINRYGLGGDGVDDAWEKADWLAYVKTPFADRIFGIRKAFLAGHSVDELYAATKIDRWFLSNMQEIVDMECELKGKTFGEADSVTILDAKKMGFSDRQLAFLWGVSENAVRERRKQLGIESVFKTVDTCAAEFEAFTPYHYSTYESECEVVRSPRKKIMIIGGGPNRIGQGIEFDYCCVHASFALKEDGFETIMVNSNPETVSTDYDTSDKLYFEPLTLEHVLAICEKEKPDGVIVQFGGQTPLKLAKGLEAAGVPIIGTSPDSIDIAEDRKRFGMLVDRLGIKQPPNGTATDLEGARKIAERIGYPVLVRPSYVLGGRAMMICYNENILKTYFDAAINVSEERSVLVDKFLDAAIEIDVDAICDGKDVVIGGIMQHIENAGIHSGDSACILPPYSLSPDIISRIRESTHALARNLNVIGLMNIQYAIKDNEIYVLEVNPRASRTVPYVSKSIGVPLAKLAARVMTGKTLRELNFTEEVNLDYYCVKEAVLPFIKFPGVDSILGPEMKSTGEVMGIDPDFGVAFAKSQMSVNAGLPTSGRIFISVAGRDKDAIVPIAARLRDAGFTLVATSGTRESLEAHGIPAGLIMKIYDGRPNVLDLLTDGSIGLMINTPIGTQSHQDDYEIRRAAIIHNVPYTTTIAGATAAVEGILALLSKPLQVKCLQEYHKRTHPLDVVAQLDPETSSG from the coding sequence ATGCCAAAAAGAACCGATATCCGCTCTATCATGGTCATAGGCTCCGGTCCTATAGTCATCGGACAGGCCTGTGAATTCGATTATTCCGGTACCCAGGCCTGCAAAGCCCTCAAGGAAGAGGGGTTCAGGATAGTCCTGGTCAACTCCAATCCCGCCACTATCATGACCGATCCGGAAATCGCCGACCGTACCTATATTGAACCGATCACCCCGGAAATTTGCGAAAAGATCATCGCCCTGGAGAAACCGGACGCCCTGCTCCCGACTCTGGGAGGCCAGACCGGATTGAATGTCGCTGTACAGCTTGCCGAGCAGGGAATTCTGGACCGTTATGGGGTGCGCATGATCGGAGCGAACCTTGAATCAATCAAAAAAGCGGAGGACCGGCGGCTCTTCGCCGCTGCGATGAACCGTATACGGGTAGATCAGCCCCGAGGAGGATTCGCAAATTCCCTTGATGAAGGGTGGAAAGTCCTTGAAATAGTCGGTTTCCCGGCAATCATACGGCCTTCTTTCACCCTCGGGGGAACCGGCGGCGGAATTACCTACAACCGCCAGGAATTCGAATTCCAGGTCAAACATGGGCTGGAGCTCAGTCCCATCTCCGAGGTGCTCATCGAAGAATCGCTTATCGGCTGGAAAGAATTCGAGCTCGAGGTCATGCGTGATTTGAACGATAATGCGGTAATTATCTGCTCCATCGAAAACCTCGATCCCATGGGAGTCCATACCGGCGACTCCATCACGGTGGCGCCCATTCAGACTCTCACCGACCGCGAGTACCAGCGTATGCGCGACTGGGCTATCGATGTGATCCGTGAGATCGGGGTGGAAACGGGCGGGTCCAACATCCAGTTCGCCCAGAATCCTGCTGACGGCCGTCTGGTTATCATCGAAATGAACCCCCGGGTGTCGCGGAGTTCCGCTCTCGCCTCAAAAGCGACCGGATTCCCCATCGCAAAGATTGCGGCAAAGCTTGCGGTCGGCTATACCCTCGATGAGATCGCCAACGATATAACCCGCAAAACCAAGGCCTGCTTCGAGCCGACCATCGACTACTGTGTGGTGAAGATTCCGCGTTGGACATTCGAAAAATTCCCGAGCGCCGACGCGCGCCTCGGCATCCAGATGAAGAGCGTCGGCGAGGTGATGGCTATAGGAAGGACGTTCAAGGAAGCGCTTCAGAAAGGCATTCAGGGATTGGAAATCAACCGTTACGGTCTTGGCGGGGACGGTGTGGACGATGCCTGGGAAAAAGCGGATTGGCTGGCGTATGTGAAAACGCCATTCGCCGACCGGATTTTTGGAATTCGGAAGGCGTTTCTGGCCGGGCATTCGGTGGATGAACTGTATGCGGCGACCAAAATCGACCGGTGGTTCCTTTCGAATATGCAGGAAATCGTTGATATGGAGTGTGAACTGAAGGGGAAGACATTCGGGGAAGCAGACAGCGTCACGATTCTCGATGCAAAGAAAATGGGATTTTCCGACCGCCAACTGGCATTCCTCTGGGGAGTTTCCGAGAACGCCGTCCGGGAGCGCCGTAAACAGTTGGGAATTGAGAGCGTTTTCAAGACGGTGGATACCTGCGCGGCGGAATTTGAGGCCTTCACTCCCTACCATTATTCCACCTATGAATCCGAATGCGAGGTGGTTCGCTCCCCCCGGAAGAAGATCATGATAATCGGCGGCGGACCGAACCGGATCGGGCAGGGGATCGAATTCGATTACTGCTGCGTCCACGCCTCATTCGCGCTCAAGGAGGACGGGTTTGAGACCATCATGGTCAATTCCAATCCGGAGACCGTTTCCACCGATTACGATACTTCCGACAAGCTCTACTTTGAGCCGCTCACCCTGGAACATGTCCTTGCGATCTGCGAAAAGGAGAAACCGGACGGCGTCATCGTCCAGTTCGGCGGCCAGACCCCGCTGAAACTGGCAAAAGGACTGGAAGCCGCCGGGGTTCCGATCATCGGCACCTCTCCGGATTCGATCGATATCGCGGAAGACCGGAAACGGTTCGGCATGCTGGTGGACAGGCTGGGTATCAAACAGCCGCCCAACGGTACAGCGACCGACCTGGAAGGCGCCCGTAAAATTGCCGAGCGTATCGGCTACCCGGTCCTTGTGCGGCCCTCCTATGTGCTCGGCGGGCGGGCCATGATGATCTGCTATAATGAAAACATCCTAAAAACCTACTTTGATGCTGCAATCAATGTATCGGAAGAACGTTCTGTACTCGTAGACAAGTTCCTCGATGCTGCAATCGAGATCGATGTGGACGCCATCTGCGACGGCAAAGATGTGGTGATCGGGGGCATCATGCAGCACATCGAGAACGCGGGCATTCACTCCGGGGATTCGGCATGCATCCTTCCGCCCTATAGTTTAAGCCCGGATATCATCTCCCGCATCCGCGAGAGCACCCATGCTCTGGCGCGCAATCTGAACGTTATCGGGCTCATGAATATCCAGTACGCCATAAAAGACAATGAAATATATGTCCTAGAGGTAAATCCGCGTGCATCCCGGACGGTTCCCTATGTGTCTAAATCCATCGGTGTTCCGCTGGCCAAGCTCGCCGCCCGGGTGATGACCGGGAAAACGCTCCGGGAACTTAATTTTACCGAAGAGGTCAATCTCGATTACTACTGTGTCAAGGAAGCGGTGCTGCCGTTCATTAAATTCCCCGGGGTGGATTCCATCCTCGGCCCGGAGATGAAATCGACCGGAGAGGTCATGGGCATCGATCCGGATTTCGGGGTGGCGTTTGCCAAATCACAGATGTCGGTGAACGCCGGCCTTCCGACCTCCGGCCGTATTTTCATCAGTGTCGCAGGCCGGGACAAGGATGCTATCGTCCCAATTGCCGCACGGCTCCGCGATGCCGGTTTTACACTGGTGGCAACCTCCGGCACCCGAGAGAGTCTGGAAGCGCACGGCATCCCTGCCGGGCTGATCATGAAGATCTACGATGGCCGTCCCAATGTGCTCGACCTGCTCACCGACGGCTCGATCGGTCTCATGATAAACACACCGATAGGCACCCAATCCCACCAGGACGATTATGAGATACGGCGTGCGGCCATCATTCACAACGTACCGTACACCACGACCATCGCGGGGGCAACCGCCGCGGTGGAGGGGATACTCGCCCTCCTTTCCAAGCCGCTTCAAGTGAAATGCCTCCAGGAATACCACAAAAGAACTCACCCCCTGGATGTTGTTGCGCAATTAGATCCTGAAACGAGTTCAGGATGA
- the pyk gene encoding pyruvate kinase, which yields MTRAKIICTLGPASQDEITIRGLIEAGMNIARINFSHGAPEELAGIIVKVRKVAAEKGIPIAILGDLAGPKIRVGDVAGGSVFLEAGKELTITTRTVMGSASLVSTTYPNLVSDVEKGDRILIDDGNLELKVLEVSPEEVKTVVVIGGDLKPHKGMNLPGVKVSAPSISTKDFSDMEFAVKNGLDFLGLSFVRTPDDVFKAKKLLSNLGSDMPVIAKIERQEAVNAFDAILENADGVMVARGDLGVEMPSEEVPLIQKKIIEKCNIAGKPVITATQMLESMTYNPRPTRAETSDVANAIIDGSDAVMLSGETAVGKYPIKAVETMRRIIDDVEKEETYRGTSLLGKGRCILDPREQESTIQGAVTIAACRAAEILNATAIVAYTQSGSTARHLSKHRPKTSIVAITPSETIRRRLALYWGIHTVLVQEVVDTDSMVGVAESAAKNCGYARAGDIIVITSGTPIGVSGSTNLMNIHHIQ from the coding sequence ATGACTCGAGCAAAAATCATCTGTACTCTGGGTCCGGCAAGCCAGGACGAGATAACCATCCGGGGTCTTATTGAAGCCGGAATGAATATCGCCCGTATCAATTTTTCCCATGGCGCCCCCGAGGAGCTTGCCGGGATTATCGTCAAGGTTCGAAAAGTGGCCGCAGAGAAGGGGATTCCCATCGCCATTCTCGGCGATCTGGCCGGTCCGAAAATCCGGGTGGGAGATGTTGCAGGTGGAAGTGTGTTCCTGGAGGCAGGAAAAGAACTGACCATTACCACCCGCACGGTCATGGGCTCAGCATCCCTGGTGAGCACCACCTACCCCAACCTGGTCAGCGATGTGGAGAAAGGCGACCGTATTCTCATCGATGACGGCAACCTGGAGCTGAAGGTTTTGGAGGTCAGCCCGGAAGAAGTGAAGACCGTTGTGGTGATCGGAGGGGATCTCAAGCCGCACAAGGGGATGAATCTTCCCGGAGTGAAGGTATCGGCGCCTTCCATCAGCACCAAGGATTTTTCAGACATGGAATTTGCGGTCAAAAACGGGCTGGATTTCCTCGGCCTCTCGTTTGTGCGGACCCCGGATGATGTGTTCAAGGCGAAAAAGCTTCTGTCCAACCTGGGATCGGATATGCCGGTCATCGCCAAGATAGAGAGACAGGAGGCAGTTAACGCCTTTGACGCCATCCTGGAAAATGCCGATGGAGTCATGGTGGCGCGGGGCGATTTGGGTGTGGAGATGCCTTCCGAAGAAGTGCCGCTCATCCAGAAGAAAATCATCGAAAAATGCAACATAGCCGGTAAGCCGGTGATTACCGCCACCCAGATGCTCGAATCCATGACCTACAATCCCCGCCCGACTCGCGCGGAAACTTCGGATGTGGCCAATGCTATTATCGATGGCTCGGACGCAGTGATGCTTTCCGGCGAGACAGCGGTGGGGAAGTACCCGATCAAGGCGGTGGAAACCATGCGCAGGATTATCGACGATGTAGAAAAAGAAGAGACGTACCGCGGTACGTCTCTCCTCGGAAAGGGCAGGTGCATCCTTGACCCTAGAGAACAGGAATCAACCATCCAAGGGGCGGTGACCATCGCGGCCTGCCGGGCGGCGGAGATTTTGAACGCCACCGCCATTGTCGCCTATACACAGTCCGGCTCCACCGCCAGGCATCTTTCCAAGCATCGTCCCAAAACCAGCATTGTAGCCATTACTCCTTCTGAAACTATTCGGCGCCGTCTGGCGTTATATTGGGGCATTCATACGGTGCTGGTGCAGGAGGTGGTCGATACAGACAGCATGGTTGGTGTGGCTGAATCGGCGGCAAAGAATTGCGGGTATGCCCGAGCGGGAGATATTATTGTGATCACCTCAGGCACCCCTATCGGTGTTTCCGGTTCCACAAATCTCATGAATATCCATCATATACAGTAA
- a CDS encoding NAD(P)H-hydrate dehydratase encodes MKVFTGEQMAEIDRRSIEWGKPGIELMRAAGKAVCEFMAEVYSDLFDKRVVVLAGKGNNGGDGFRVAELLRLSGIPADVFLIGRKREVRGDALACLGALEKTGGKVEEIHGQEDLGLFIERIESADVIVDALFGTGLRGEITGLAAAVVELVNHAHAEVVAVDIPSGVNSNTGQVSEAAVQADYTVTFGFLKAGMVIKPGRFFCGSIQAADIGFPLEVSDMIAPFAHTLSRSEAAALIPVRPYDAHKNSAGKVFILSGSVGMTGAPALCAASAMRSGAGLVRVGCPESLSDILAVKLTEIMNLPLPEVRKKRCLSLRALGKIREAVENMDAVAVGPGLGTYYETSELVRRFLDEYRGKVILDADGINAYRNNRAALTKTPCDMVLTPHAGELSRLMEKPAAEIMTDPIGAAKQAAAELGKIVLLKGPTTVTVNPAGEVWLNPTGNQALATAGAGDVLTGTITGLAAQGLDLFPAAVLGAFVHGLAGEMASEEMGIRGVMAGDVLENLSQAFDEIEAETIFDL; translated from the coding sequence ATGAAAGTCTTCACCGGCGAACAGATGGCGGAAATCGACCGCCGCTCGATCGAGTGGGGAAAACCCGGCATCGAGCTCATGCGGGCGGCGGGTAAGGCTGTCTGTGAATTCATGGCTGAAGTATACTCCGATCTATTCGATAAAAGGGTGGTTGTGCTAGCTGGAAAAGGAAACAACGGCGGAGACGGTTTCCGGGTGGCTGAACTCCTGAGGTTGAGCGGGATTCCGGCCGATGTATTCCTGATCGGAAGAAAGCGTGAAGTACGGGGCGACGCCCTCGCCTGTCTCGGTGCCCTTGAGAAAACCGGCGGGAAAGTGGAAGAGATACACGGCCAGGAAGACCTTGGCCTGTTCATCGAGCGGATCGAGTCCGCCGATGTGATTGTGGACGCCCTCTTCGGGACCGGACTCCGGGGAGAGATTACCGGCCTTGCCGCCGCGGTAGTGGAGTTGGTGAATCATGCACACGCCGAGGTGGTGGCGGTCGACATTCCTTCCGGTGTGAACTCGAATACCGGCCAGGTTTCGGAAGCCGCGGTGCAGGCCGATTATACGGTGACCTTCGGGTTCCTGAAAGCAGGAATGGTAATCAAACCGGGGCGCTTTTTCTGCGGAAGCATTCAGGCGGCGGACATCGGCTTTCCCCTGGAAGTGTCTGATATGATAGCGCCGTTCGCTCATACACTTTCACGGTCGGAGGCTGCCGCTCTCATACCGGTGCGGCCATACGATGCGCATAAAAATTCAGCCGGAAAGGTTTTTATTCTTTCCGGATCGGTCGGAATGACCGGGGCGCCCGCCTTATGCGCCGCTTCCGCCATGCGGTCAGGCGCCGGACTGGTAAGGGTGGGCTGCCCCGAGAGTCTCAGTGATATTCTCGCAGTCAAGTTAACCGAAATCATGAATCTCCCCCTGCCGGAAGTCCGAAAAAAACGCTGCCTTTCCCTCCGTGCGCTGGGAAAAATCCGCGAGGCGGTGGAAAATATGGATGCGGTGGCTGTCGGCCCGGGATTGGGGACGTATTACGAAACCTCGGAGCTGGTCAGGCGCTTTCTGGACGAGTACCGGGGCAAAGTGATTCTCGATGCGGATGGGATCAACGCGTACCGTAACAACCGGGCTGCTCTTACGAAAACTCCCTGCGATATGGTACTCACTCCCCATGCCGGAGAGCTTTCGCGGCTGATGGAGAAACCGGCCGCTGAGATCATGACCGATCCAATCGGCGCAGCGAAACAGGCAGCCGCTGAACTGGGGAAAATCGTTCTGCTGAAAGGACCGACTACGGTGACTGTCAATCCTGCGGGCGAGGTCTGGCTTAATCCGACCGGAAACCAGGCCCTGGCAACAGCCGGAGCCGGGGATGTGCTGACGGGAACGATCACCGGTCTCGCCGCCCAAGGGCTGGACCTTTTCCCCGCCGCTGTCCTGGGGGCTTTCGTGCACGGTCTGGCCGGAGAGATGGCCTCGGAGGAAATGGGTATACGGGGGGTGATGGCCGGAGATGTGTTAGAAAATCTGTCTCAGGCTTTCGATGAAATTGAGGCGGAGACAATATTCGATCTGTAA
- a CDS encoding DUF4276 family protein, whose product MVKEIRVYVEGGGDSVESRAQMREGFTVFFNKLHTMPEVKILVVACGTRGNAYRDFMAAWEDHPDAFNVLLVDSEIGVTTDPWSHLALHDQWLFEDHHHVHCHLMVQIMEAWFLADRDALKIFFGTGFREEKLPRTTSVENITKGTIRVKLNAATRYSYKGKYHKIHHASKILKILDLNKVRSAAPHCDRLFTTLAEKIGVAL is encoded by the coding sequence ATGGTGAAAGAAATCAGGGTGTATGTCGAGGGCGGCGGCGACAGTGTGGAATCCAGAGCCCAGATGAGAGAAGGTTTCACCGTTTTCTTTAATAAGTTGCATACCATGCCTGAAGTGAAAATACTTGTAGTAGCCTGTGGTACAAGAGGTAATGCATACCGCGACTTCATGGCGGCATGGGAAGACCATCCCGATGCCTTTAATGTACTTCTTGTCGATTCAGAAATCGGGGTGACTACTGACCCGTGGAGTCATCTCGCATTACATGATCAATGGTTATTTGAGGACCATCATCATGTGCATTGTCATCTCATGGTTCAAATTATGGAAGCATGGTTTTTAGCAGACAGGGACGCACTCAAAATCTTTTTCGGTACTGGCTTCCGTGAAGAAAAACTACCTCGAACAACAAGTGTGGAGAACATAACAAAAGGCACTATCAGAGTTAAATTGAATGCCGCAACACGATATTCATATAAAGGGAAATATCATAAAATCCATCACGCCTCGAAAATTCTTAAAATATTAGACCTTAACAAAGTCCGTAGTGCCGCTCCCCACTGTGACCGCCTGTTTACCACCCTTGCCGAAAAAATTGGAGTTGCCCTATGA
- a CDS encoding AAA family ATPase — MEDTRFINSIWIQNLLSFGPDSKPVNLKPLNVLIGPNASGKSNFINAISILQAAPRDISMPLREGGGVGEWIWKGKGEKIAEMGVDFIIPYENMSIDFIQPHEKKIVSYTLRIGSTPLDRLYIDTETVMNEIGNFLYSNKNGKVEFGISELFAGISPAPEPHLYKSILSQFGGLHSGSELTKLANSLQESKIYKDLFVVISSIKQPQKTDWPSDFLLESLNNFALIAHDLKERRETAGKINELMRSFYERFESIHTKVFGGIIQVLFNEKNLKDPIPASRLSDGTLRFLCLLLILCHPSPPPLICIEEPEVGLHPDILHTVAELLVEASKRTQLIVTTHSDILVSALSEQPESVLVCEHDEQGTHMRRLDQKKLKKWLENYTLGELWRMGEIGGNRW, encoded by the coding sequence ATGGAAGATACAAGGTTTATCAATTCGATATGGATTCAAAATCTTCTCTCATTCGGACCAGACAGTAAACCAGTAAATTTAAAGCCTCTTAATGTTCTCATCGGCCCAAATGCTTCGGGGAAATCGAATTTCATCAATGCGATAAGTATTTTACAGGCCGCGCCGAGAGATATAAGCATGCCGTTGAGAGAGGGTGGTGGAGTAGGAGAGTGGATATGGAAAGGGAAGGGTGAAAAAATTGCCGAAATGGGTGTTGACTTTATAATACCCTATGAAAATATGAGCATTGACTTTATACAGCCCCATGAGAAGAAAATAGTTAGTTATACACTGAGAATCGGCTCAACCCCACTTGATAGGCTGTATATCGACACAGAAACTGTTATGAATGAAATTGGAAATTTTTTGTACAGTAATAAAAATGGGAAAGTAGAATTTGGTATATCGGAGCTTTTTGCAGGAATATCCCCTGCACCCGAACCCCATTTGTATAAATCAATATTATCCCAGTTTGGCGGACTACACTCAGGTTCAGAATTAACAAAACTTGCAAATAGCCTTCAGGAATCGAAAATATACAAAGACCTTTTTGTTGTAATAAGTTCGATAAAGCAACCCCAAAAAACCGATTGGCCTAGTGATTTTCTTTTAGAAAGTTTAAATAACTTTGCCCTAATAGCTCATGATCTCAAGGAAAGGCGAGAAACCGCTGGAAAAATAAATGAATTGATGCGGTCGTTTTATGAGAGATTTGAATCGATTCATACAAAAGTATTTGGAGGAATAATCCAAGTTCTTTTCAATGAGAAAAATCTTAAAGACCCTATTCCCGCCTCTCGTCTGTCCGATGGTACTTTGCGATTTCTTTGTCTTCTCTTGATTCTCTGTCATCCCTCACCTCCTCCGCTCATCTGTATCGAAGAGCCGGAAGTCGGGCTGCACCCCGACATTCTCCATACCGTTGCAGAACTCCTTGTAGAAGCATCCAAACGCACCCAGCTCATTGTTACAACTCATTCCGACATTCTCGTTTCTGCGCTTTCAGAACAGCCGGAGTCGGTACTGGTTTGCGAGCATGACGAACAAGGGACGCATATGAGGAGGCTTGATCAGAAGAAGCTGAAAAAATGGCTTGAGAACTACACACTCGGTGAACTGTGGCGTATGGGCGAGATAGGCGGTAACAGATGGTGA
- a CDS encoding HAD-IA family hydrolase has protein sequence MIKAVVFDLDNTLMDFMAMKESAITAAVTAMIDSGLVMDPKEAKRELYAIYDKKGIEFQKVFDNFLQEHLGYIDFKILSSGVVAYRRAREASLVLYPHVNMTLTGLLRRGLKLAVLSDAPCREAWLRVCYLQLQHVFDSVITFEDTGYKKPHPITFRKVLTTIDCEPQDTIMVGDWPERDLVGAREVGMHTIFARYGFVFDRPSVGKEGAEYVIDDIREILAIIDELNGTKGE, from the coding sequence ATGATCAAGGCAGTGGTTTTTGACCTGGATAACACGCTCATGGATTTCATGGCCATGAAGGAGAGCGCCATCACCGCCGCGGTCACCGCAATGATCGACTCCGGACTGGTCATGGACCCGAAAGAAGCCAAACGGGAGCTTTATGCCATTTATGACAAGAAGGGCATCGAGTTTCAAAAGGTGTTCGACAACTTTCTCCAGGAGCACCTGGGGTATATAGACTTCAAGATTCTGTCGAGCGGCGTGGTGGCATATCGACGGGCGCGCGAGGCATCACTCGTTCTCTACCCTCATGTAAACATGACTCTGACCGGGCTTCTCCGAAGGGGATTGAAACTTGCAGTGCTCTCCGACGCCCCCTGCCGTGAGGCCTGGCTGCGGGTGTGCTACCTCCAGTTGCAGCATGTTTTCGATTCGGTTATCACGTTCGAGGATACGGGGTATAAGAAGCCTCACCCTATCACTTTCCGCAAGGTGCTCACAACGATCGACTGCGAGCCCCAGGATACCATCATGGTCGGGGACTGGCCTGAACGCGACCTGGTCGGGGCGCGCGAAGTGGGAATGCACACCATATTCGCCCGCTACGGCTTCGTATTCGACCGCCCGTCAGTGGGGAAAGAAGGCGCGGAGTATGTGATCGATGACATCCGGGAGATACTCGCCATCATCGATGAACTGAACGGAACGAAGGGAGAATGA
- a CDS encoding N-acetyltransferase, with product MIEVNAAVVRKARVVDVPAIAEIVNCQAQKGLMLPRPLAWIYDNIRDYMVAEVDGEMIGCGALHVMWSDLAEIRGLALREDCIGKGYGRPIVELLLAEAGELGIERIFVLTYKEKFFERLHFKVIDKSELPHKIWSDCVNCVHFPNCNEIAMIYLVKNGECA from the coding sequence TTGATAGAAGTAAACGCAGCAGTGGTGAGAAAAGCGCGGGTGGTCGATGTCCCGGCCATTGCGGAAATTGTGAACTGTCAGGCCCAGAAAGGACTCATGCTCCCGCGGCCTCTCGCCTGGATATATGATAACATCCGTGATTACATGGTGGCCGAGGTCGATGGAGAGATGATCGGCTGCGGGGCGCTGCATGTCATGTGGTCGGATCTGGCGGAGATACGGGGCCTCGCACTCCGTGAAGATTGCATCGGCAAAGGATATGGCCGTCCCATCGTCGAATTGCTTCTCGCTGAAGCCGGAGAACTGGGAATCGAGCGTATTTTTGTGCTGACCTACAAAGAGAAGTTCTTTGAGCGCCTGCATTTCAAGGTGATCGACAAATCGGAGCTTCCTCATAAAATCTGGAGCGACTGTGTGAACTGCGTGCATTTTCCAAACTGCAATGAAATCGCCATGATTTATCTGGTAAAAAACGGGGAATGCGCATGA
- the argH gene encoding argininosuccinate lyase, protein MADTTPKPLWGGRFSEDPSQGMVEFGASIDVDIELLRVDILGSIVWAEALEKAGILSVRERRKIVSGLKEVQKSMETDIAKPGYVFDRSTEDVHMTVEARLTALIGETGAKLHTGRSRNDQVALDERLYLLGALDSLGDSIRMLQESIVACAENHADDIVPSYTHLQQAQPVRLGHYIMSWFWMLERDRERFLDSRKRADKCPLGSGAVAGSGFAVDREFIAEKLGFSGVTENSMDATSDRDYLVETLSAASILMMHLSRICEDLIIWSSAEFGFVKLSDRYSTGSSMMPQKKNPDSLELIRGKTGRVYGNLMALLTVMKGLPFSYCRDMQEDKEPFFDTLKTVSDCLLILNGVVRTMVFNTARMEAAIDRSMFATDLADYLTRKGMPFRKAHETAGKLVRWAQENETTLDRIPTEVYKKHSELFEDDIGKIFDLRVSADCRTVTGGAGMDALHKQIMQAKRIRAKEDV, encoded by the coding sequence ATGGCGGATACGACCCCAAAACCACTCTGGGGCGGACGGTTCAGCGAGGACCCGTCACAGGGCATGGTGGAGTTTGGAGCATCAATCGATGTGGATATCGAGCTTCTCCGGGTGGATATCCTGGGGAGCATTGTCTGGGCCGAGGCCCTTGAAAAAGCCGGAATTCTTTCAGTCAGAGAGCGGAGAAAAATCGTATCCGGCCTTAAGGAAGTTCAAAAGTCCATGGAAACGGATATAGCCAAACCGGGGTATGTTTTTGATCGCTCGACAGAGGATGTGCACATGACGGTGGAGGCTCGTCTTACCGCGCTTATCGGCGAAACCGGCGCCAAACTCCATACGGGACGGTCGCGGAACGATCAGGTGGCGCTCGATGAGCGGCTCTACCTTCTCGGCGCTTTGGATAGCCTGGGCGATTCCATCCGGATGCTCCAGGAGAGCATCGTGGCATGCGCCGAGAACCATGCGGATGATATAGTTCCATCGTACACTCATCTCCAGCAGGCGCAGCCGGTGCGTCTCGGCCACTATATTATGTCCTGGTTCTGGATGCTGGAGCGTGACCGGGAGCGCTTCCTCGACTCCCGGAAGCGCGCCGACAAGTGCCCGCTCGGCTCCGGCGCGGTTGCCGGAAGCGGATTTGCTGTCGACCGTGAATTCATCGCCGAAAAGCTCGGCTTTTCGGGAGTGACCGAGAACAGCATGGATGCGACCTCCGACCGGGATTACTTGGTCGAGACTCTGTCCGCCGCTTCGATACTCATGATGCACCTTTCCCGGATATGCGAGGACCTCATAATCTGGTCTTCCGCCGAATTCGGATTTGTGAAATTGTCCGATCGGTATTCAACCGGCTCATCCATGATGCCGCAGAAGAAAAATCCTGACTCCCTGGAGCTTATCCGGGGCAAAACGGGGCGCGTGTACGGCAATCTCATGGCTCTCCTAACCGTTATGAAAGGGCTGCCGTTCAGCTACTGCCGGGATATGCAGGAGGACAAGGAGCCTTTCTTCGACACCCTGAAGACGGTTTCAGATTGCCTTCTGATCCTGAACGGCGTGGTTCGGACGATGGTTTTCAATACCGCACGGATGGAAGCGGCCATAGACCGGAGCATGTTTGCCACCGATCTTGCCGACTATCTTACCCGGAAAGGAATGCCGTTCCGGAAAGCCCATGAGACCGCCGGGAAGCTGGTTCGTTGGGCGCAGGAGAACGAAACGACCCTGGACCGGATACCGACGGAGGTCTACAAGAAGCATTCCGAACTTTTTGAAGACGATATCGGGAAAATATTCGATCTGCGGGTATCCGCCGACTGCCGCACAGTGACAGGCGGCGCCGGGATGGATGCGCTGCATAAACAGATTATGCAAGCAAAGAGAATCCGGGCAAAGGAGGATGTATAG